GAGCCCGGCAGAGCGAACGAACGACGGATGCCCGCCTGCTCGATCAACCACGCCGCGCTCAGTTTCACCGTGCGCTCTCGTGCGGCCTGGCGCAGGGCGCGCTGACCGGCCGCCTCCGCGACCGCTGCGACGGACCGGCTGTGGTCGGCATCCGTCGCGTCCAGTGGCACCACAAGATCCGGTTCCTCCTCTTCGAGTGGCCAGCGCGGCGCCTTGGTTGGCAGTGTTGAAGCAAACTCCGCGCCGACGATCGGGTTCGTGAAGAACGAGCCGGCGCTGACCGAGTCCGGATCGTTCGGGTCGAGCACCATGCCCTTGGAGGCGCGCAGCGCCAACACCGTGCGCCGCAGCTCCGCGAGCGGCACCCGGGTTCCGAGCTGCACGCCGAGCGCGTCCGCCAGTTGGGCGTAGCCCACCGGCGCGGACAACGGCGCACCGATCTGCGTGGTGTCTGCCATCAGTTCGAGTTCGACCGCGGTGACAACACCGGCCAGCCCCCGCTTGAACGCCGACGTGCGGTAGCCGAGCGAGAGCTCGGCAGCCGGCATCCGGCGCAGCTGCTCGGTTGCCTCGTCGAGAAAGTCGACGGCGGTGAGGCACCCGGACAGCTCTTGCCCGTATGCCCCGATGTTCTGCACGGGCGCTGCCCCGGTCGAGCCCGGGATGCCCGAGAGCGCTTCAATGCCGCTCCAGCCGTTTCGCACCGCTGTCGCTACGACGCGATCCCACGGCTCTCCTGCTTGTACCCGCAAGTGAACCCGGTCGCTCGAGCCGTCGTCAAGCCGCTCGATTCCGGTCGTCACGATGCGGATGACCGTGCCGTCGAATCCGCGATCGGCTGCGACCGTGTTCGAGCCGCCGCCGAGCAGTAGCCAGTGCCGGCGATCTTGCCAGATCGCGCGCACCGTCTCGATGAGCTCAGGCTCGGTGGGTGGCGCCACGAGGCTGGCCGGCACACCGCCGACACGGATTGTCGTGAGTTCGGACAACGCGGTCGGGTGCGTCATCGATGAAGTCGTCATGGCTGCGTTCTGTGCTCTGTTCTGAATTCCTGCTACGTCGTTGCTTTGCTTGGTCCTGTTTTGCGCCGTGTTTTCTCTGCGCCTTGTTTGCCCCGCAC
The Rathayibacter sp. SW19 DNA segment above includes these coding regions:
- a CDS encoding UDP-N-acetylmuramate dehydrogenase; protein product: MQNRAQNAAMTTSSMTHPTALSELTTIRVGGVPASLVAPPTEPELIETVRAIWQDRRHWLLLGGGSNTVAADRGFDGTVIRIVTTGIERLDDGSSDRVHLRVQAGEPWDRVVATAVRNGWSGIEALSGIPGSTGAAPVQNIGAYGQELSGCLTAVDFLDEATEQLRRMPAAELSLGYRTSAFKRGLAGVVTAVELELMADTTQIGAPLSAPVGYAQLADALGVQLGTRVPLAELRRTVLALRASKGMVLDPNDPDSVSAGSFFTNPIVGAEFASTLPTKAPRWPLEEEEPDLVVPLDATDADHSRSVAAVAEAAGQRALRQAARERTVKLSAAWLIEQAGIRRSFALPGSRAAISSKHTLAITNRGGATAEEIAQLARYVQGRVQSEFGVVLQPEPVLVDVYL